A genomic window from Glycine max cultivar Williams 82 chromosome 17, Glycine_max_v4.0, whole genome shotgun sequence includes:
- the LOC100794728 gene encoding oleosin G, whose amino-acid sequence MADAHRTTAPPPSLSAAFLRKLQDRGPNSTQLACILTLLLTASVLLLLTGLTVAGAVLGLIFFLPLIIVSSPVWVPAGTFLFIVTAAFLSVCGFGVALVAVLSWMYHYFRGLHPPGSDRVDYARSRIYDTASHVKDYAREYGGYLQSKVKDAAPGA is encoded by the coding sequence ATGGCGGACGCCCACAGAACCACCGCCCCACCACCCTCCCTCTCCGCCGCGTTtctccgaaaactccaagacCGGGGACCCAActcaacccagctcgcctgcaTCTTAACCCTCCTCCTAACTGCCTCCGTCTTGCTCCTCCTCACGGGCCTCACCGTCGCTGGGGCCGTCCTGGGCCTCATATTTTTCCTACCCTTAATCATCGTATCGAGCCCAGTGTGGGTCCCAGCCGGCACCTTTCTATTCATCGTCACCGCAGCTTTCTTGTCCGTGTGCGGTTTCGGCGTTGCACTCGTGGCCGTGCTGTCTTGGATGTACCATTACTTCAGAGGCCTCCACCCGCCCGGTTCGGACCGGGTTGACTACGCTCGGAGTCGCATTTACGACACCGCCAGCCACGTAAAAGACTACGCCAGAGAATACGGTGGCTATTTGCAGAGTAAGGTCAAAGATGCAGCTCCCGGCGCGTGA
- the LOC100795256 gene encoding translation initiation factor eIF-2B subunit delta, translated as MDAPRVSRAIGDPKIRRVGFFASDSSATDSLMIPSPRHRSIPVPPTHPSGDRHVASGSYDPTEYPKLATGIEKRGEEEEEKEVLQSSLKPLKAKTTKAERRALQEAQRAAKAASKDEGSKAVAESGRGTPGKSTKQSSQKKGGPSCVSPVATDKNAGNRPLDKDRKMDAPSPRMQFDDKSRLEKARRCAVVNPTESRNKVELFQHLPQYEYGTQLPNLESKFFQIGSVHPAVFEVGLRYSAGDISGGNARCIAMLRAFQDAIRDYCTPHEKVLVRDLASKISSYVSFFTECRPLSMSMGNAIRFVKSRIVNLTLNHSEFEAKTTLCSDIDRFINEKIILADKVIVRHAFTKVKDGDVLLTYGLSCVVEMILLYAYEQGKKFRVVVVDSRPRLEGQALLRRLVAKGLSCTYTHINAVSYIMHEVTRVLLGASAVLSNGTVYSRVGTSCVAMVAHAFHVPVLICCEAYKFHERVQLDSICSNELGDPDAIARVPGRMDVSYLSNWASEDNLRLLNLMYDATPSDYVSVIVTDYGMLPPTSVPVIVREYGREHLLM; from the exons ATGGATGCACCACGTGTCTCTCGAGCAATCGGCGACCCCAAAATCCGCCGCGTTGGTTTCTTCGCTTCAGATTCTTCCGCCACCGATTCTCTCATGATCCCGTCGCCACGTCATCGCTCCATTCCGGTTCCGCCGACGCACCCTTCCGGAGATCGCCACGTGGCATCCGGGAGCTACGATCCCACGGAATACCCAAAACTCGCTACTGGCATtg AAAAGAGAggggaggaagaggaagagaaagaggttCTGCAATCAAGCTTAAAGCCGTTGAAAGCAAAAACTACCAAGGCTGAGAGACGGGCCTTGCAGGAGGCACAGAGAGCTGCTAAAGCTGCTTCTAAAG ACGAGGGAAGTAAAGCAGTTGCTGAATCTGGTCGAGGCACCCCAGGTAAAAGTACAAAGCAGTCTTCACAAAAGAAAGGTGGTCCTTCCTGTGTGTCTCCAGTGGCCACTGATAAGAATGCAGGAAATCGTCCTCTGGATAAAGATAGGAAAATGGATGCTCCTTCTCCGCGAATGCAATTTGATGACAAAAGCCGATTGGAAAAGGCTAGAAGATGTGCAGTAGTCAATCCAACTGAATCTAGAAACAAAGTTGAATTATTTCAGCATTTGCCTCAGTATGAATACGGAACTCAGCTTCCTAATCTTGAATCAAAGTTTTTCCAAATTGGTTCAGTGCATCCTGCTGTATTTGAG GTTGGACTGCGTTATTCAGCAGGAGATATATCAGGGGGTAATGCTCGTTGTATTGCAATGCTAAGAGCATTTCAAGATGCCATTAGAGATTACTGCACACCACATGAAAAGGTCCTTGTTAGGGATTTAGCTTCAAAAATCAGTAGTTATGTATCTTTCTTTACTGAATGTAGACCACTTTCTATGAGCATGGGAAATGCAATTAGGTTTGTAAAGAGTCGTATTGTCAATCTGACTTTAAATCATTCGGAGTTTGAGGCAAAAACAACCCTGTGTTCTGATATTGACCGgttcataaatgaaaaaataattcttgCTGATAAGGTGATTGTCCGACATGCTTTTACAAAGGTTAAGGATGGGGATGTTCTTCTCACATATGGATTGTCATGTGTTGTTGAGATGATTCTTTTATATGCCTATGAGCAAGGTAAAAAGTTCCGTGTGGTGGTGGTAGATTCACGACCTAGGCTTGAAGGTCAGGCCTTACTTCGTAGGCTAGTGGCTAAGGGCCTGAGTTGCACATATACTCATATAAATGCTGTTTCTTATATCATGCATGAGGTCACACGGGTTCTTCTGGGAGCTTCTGCAGTTTTGTCTAATGGAACTGTATATTCAAGGGTTGGGACTTCTTGTGTTGCAATGGTCGCTCATGCCTTTCATGTTCCTGTATTGATCTGTTGTGAAGCATATAAATTTCATGAAAGGGTGCAACTGGATTCAATATGTTCTAATGAACTAG GTGACCCAGATGCTATTGCCAGGGTTCCTGGACGAATGGATGTCAGTTATCTTAGCAATTGGGCCAGTGAAGATAATTTGAGGCTTTTGAATTTGAT GTATGATGCTACTCCTTCAGATTATGTCTCGGTTATTGTGACAGATTATGGCATG CTCCCTCCTACAAGCGTGCCTGTAATAGTACGTGAATATGGACGAGAGCATTTGTTGATGTAG
- the LOC102665619 gene encoding CLAVATA3/ESR (CLE)-related protein 13, whose protein sequence is MAMIIRFQHPLSFILWLFLFLVLFQYVWFGSKSNNDNNAVFTNNQLQFSLSRNRRILTTGRGFDFTPFLHHHHRGHHRRHHHRSRVPESKETEIDPRYGVEKRLVPTGPNPLHH, encoded by the coding sequence ATGGCCATGATCATCAGATTCCAACATCCACTAAGCTTCATTCTTTGGCTCTTCCTCTTCTTGGTACTCTTTCAATATGTCTGGTTTGGTTCCAAATCCAACAATGATAACAACGCCGTCTTCACCAACAACCAACTTCAGTTCTCTCTGTCTAGAAATAGAAGAATCTTAACAACTGGCCGAGGATTTGACTTCACCCCGTttctccaccaccaccatcgtGGTCATCATCGGCGCCACCACCACCGGAGTCGCGTGCCGGAGTCAAAGGAAACCGAGATTGATCCACGTTATGGTGTTGAGAAACGCCTTGTTCCAACGGGTCCAAACCCATTGCACCATTAA
- the LOC100794201 gene encoding uncharacterized protein: MVDVDFGTSGSPKRHNHNGFIVTISAILALLKKRKAAVKASKEDELKKSSRPKKLLSNISSKALFGHKKNNKKQLRSVEETQQAQGWGNGGVWQKEILMGGKCEPLNFSGVIYYDGNGKQLSQIPLRSPRASPLPGYLTRRQ, translated from the coding sequence ATGGTTGACGTGGACTTTGGAACCTCGGGCTCGCCGAAGCGCCACAACCACAACGGCTTCATCGTAACAATCTCGGCGATCTTGGCGCTGTTAAAAAAGCGCAAAGCAGCAGTGAAGGCGAGCAAAGAGGATGAATTGAAGAAGTCGTCGCGGCCGAAGAAGCTTCTCAGCAACATAAGCAGCAAAGCGCTTTTCGGTCACAAGAAGAATAATAAGAAGCAGCTGCGAAGCGTGGAAGAGACACAACAAGCACAAGGGTGGGGAAACGGCGGCGTTTGGCAGAAGGAGATTCTCATGGGTGGCAAGTGTGAGCCGTTGAATTTCTCCGGTGTTATTTATTACGATGGGAATGGGAAGCAGCTAAGCCAAATCCCTCTCAGGTCGCCACGCGCCAGCCCCTTGCCCGGTTACCTCACGCGCCGCCAATGA